One window from the genome of Rhea pennata isolate bPtePen1 chromosome 16, bPtePen1.pri, whole genome shotgun sequence encodes:
- the SPATA2 gene encoding spermatogenesis-associated protein 2 isoform X1: MDTKYKDDLFRKYVQFHECKLNASDSKQRPINDEYLRVAASALLCLPKIDPFYRFRLIKFYEMAENSLRSLKSSSLQSLHNAFSILETVGINLFLYPWKKEFKNIKTYTGPFVYYVKSTLTEDDVRQILNYMGYVQELGAMYKLKEQVDAIQVKMVSFELFLAKVECEQLLEIHLQVKDKGYSEVDVINERKNSSEDVRGCSEAMKRRAECKENLNTSMARMVLQKSASERASKDYFKPKVSKPSKSVDTYDNYWENKKPPLMSSLSLRKEPILVDAEDDIKDEIIRPSPSLLTMSSSPHGCSDEFLPTSSHHNGMLRTNVPYSSYFSAQEDLDLYTDPDSRSMLNFKRQEAIKPDVWVLKSDANPVYHKRTHLAKETASLKCQNCGVPCGTSVCQKCDNLFNCRQEYPAVKQSTYSIKPLPNDGLSPASALREKSQYTSQTQSQERASQFSSKSKPAGTSRCGFCNRSGAANTCTFCSKVSCDTCLNAYYYDPCCRKSELHRFMPNNQLNYKSSQLSHVVYR; encoded by the exons ATGGATACAAAATATAAAGACGATTTATTTAGGAAGTATGTACAGTTCCATGAATGCAAACTGAATGCCTCTGACAGCAAGCAGCGTCCTATTAATGATGAATATTTGCGAGTGGCAGCGTCAGCCTTACTTTGCCTTCCCAAAATTGATCCCTTTTATAGATTCCGGTTGATAAAATTTTATGAGATGGCTGAAAACTCCCTGAGATCTCTGAAATCCTCAAGTTTACAGTCTCTCCATAATGCATTCAGCATACTTGAGACAGTTGGAATTAATCTCTTTCTTTACCCCTGGAAAAAGGAGTTCAAAAATATTAAG ACCTACACAGGACCCTTTGTTTATTATGTAAAATCTACTCTAACTGAAGATGATGTAAGGCAGATTCTGAACTACATGGGTTATGTGCAAGAACTGGGAGCAATGTATAAACTCAAAGAGCAGGTTGATGCCATTCAAGTGAAAATGGTTTCATTTGAACTCTTTTTGGCCAAAGTGGAGTGTGAGCAGCTTCTTGAAATCCACTTACAAGTGAAGGATAAAGGTTATTCAGAGGTTGATGTCATAAATGAACGAAAAAATAGCAGCGAAGATGTTCGAGGTTGCTCAGAAGCCATGAAACGACGTGCAGAGTGTAAAGAAAACTTAAATACTTCCATGGCACGAATGGTACTCCAGAAATCAGCAAGTGAAAGGGCCTCTAAAGATTATTTCAAGCCAAAAGTGAGCAAGCCTTCTAAGTCAGTGGACACTTATGATAATTACTGGGAAAATAAGAAACCACCTTTGATGAGCTCATTGAGTCTCAGAAAAGAACCAATTTTAGTTGATGCAGAAGATGACATTAAAGATGAAATTATCCGTCCATCACCCTCTCTTCTGACAATGTCTAGCTCCCCACATGGGTGTTCAGATGAATTTTTGCCAACTTCATCTCATCACAATGGCATGTTAAGAACAAATGTCCCATATAGCTCCTATTTTTCTGCTCAAGAAGACTTAGATTTATATACTGATCCTGATTCTAGAAGtatgttaaattttaaaagacaagaagCTATTAAGCCTGATGTATGGGTGTTAAAAAGTGATGCCAACCCTGTTTACCACAAACGCACGCATCTAGCCAAAGAGACAGCTTCCCTCAAGTGCCAAAACTGTGGCGTACCTTGTGGCACTTCTGTTTGCCAAAAGTGTGACAATCTCTTTAACTGCAGGCAAGAATATCCAGCAGTGAAACAGAGCACCTATTCAATCAAACCACTTCCAAATGATGGCTTATCTCCTGCATCTGCTTTAAGAGAGAAATCTCAGTACACATCACAGACTCAGAGTCAAGAGAGAGCTTCGCAATTCAGTTCCAAATCCAAACCTGCAGGCACCTCGCGCTGTGGCTTTTGTAACCGATCTGGAGCTGCAAATACTTGCACGTTTTGTTCAAAAGTCTCATGTGACACTTGCCTCAATGCTTACTATTACGATCCCTGCTGTAGAAAAAGTGAGCTTCACAGATTCATGCCTAACAATCAGTTAAACTATAAATCATCCCAGCTGTCCCATGTAGTTTATAGGTAG
- the SPATA2 gene encoding spermatogenesis-associated protein 2 isoform X2 translates to MTAKLFLLAITTNLNCGETIAQTYTGPFVYYVKSTLTEDDVRQILNYMGYVQELGAMYKLKEQVDAIQVKMVSFELFLAKVECEQLLEIHLQVKDKGYSEVDVINERKNSSEDVRGCSEAMKRRAECKENLNTSMARMVLQKSASERASKDYFKPKVSKPSKSVDTYDNYWENKKPPLMSSLSLRKEPILVDAEDDIKDEIIRPSPSLLTMSSSPHGCSDEFLPTSSHHNGMLRTNVPYSSYFSAQEDLDLYTDPDSRSMLNFKRQEAIKPDVWVLKSDANPVYHKRTHLAKETASLKCQNCGVPCGTSVCQKCDNLFNCRQEYPAVKQSTYSIKPLPNDGLSPASALREKSQYTSQTQSQERASQFSSKSKPAGTSRCGFCNRSGAANTCTFCSKVSCDTCLNAYYYDPCCRKSELHRFMPNNQLNYKSSQLSHVVYR, encoded by the exons ATGACGGCCAAACTATTCCTGCTTGCAATCACAACCAATCTGAACTGTGGTGAGACCATAGCTCAG ACCTACACAGGACCCTTTGTTTATTATGTAAAATCTACTCTAACTGAAGATGATGTAAGGCAGATTCTGAACTACATGGGTTATGTGCAAGAACTGGGAGCAATGTATAAACTCAAAGAGCAGGTTGATGCCATTCAAGTGAAAATGGTTTCATTTGAACTCTTTTTGGCCAAAGTGGAGTGTGAGCAGCTTCTTGAAATCCACTTACAAGTGAAGGATAAAGGTTATTCAGAGGTTGATGTCATAAATGAACGAAAAAATAGCAGCGAAGATGTTCGAGGTTGCTCAGAAGCCATGAAACGACGTGCAGAGTGTAAAGAAAACTTAAATACTTCCATGGCACGAATGGTACTCCAGAAATCAGCAAGTGAAAGGGCCTCTAAAGATTATTTCAAGCCAAAAGTGAGCAAGCCTTCTAAGTCAGTGGACACTTATGATAATTACTGGGAAAATAAGAAACCACCTTTGATGAGCTCATTGAGTCTCAGAAAAGAACCAATTTTAGTTGATGCAGAAGATGACATTAAAGATGAAATTATCCGTCCATCACCCTCTCTTCTGACAATGTCTAGCTCCCCACATGGGTGTTCAGATGAATTTTTGCCAACTTCATCTCATCACAATGGCATGTTAAGAACAAATGTCCCATATAGCTCCTATTTTTCTGCTCAAGAAGACTTAGATTTATATACTGATCCTGATTCTAGAAGtatgttaaattttaaaagacaagaagCTATTAAGCCTGATGTATGGGTGTTAAAAAGTGATGCCAACCCTGTTTACCACAAACGCACGCATCTAGCCAAAGAGACAGCTTCCCTCAAGTGCCAAAACTGTGGCGTACCTTGTGGCACTTCTGTTTGCCAAAAGTGTGACAATCTCTTTAACTGCAGGCAAGAATATCCAGCAGTGAAACAGAGCACCTATTCAATCAAACCACTTCCAAATGATGGCTTATCTCCTGCATCTGCTTTAAGAGAGAAATCTCAGTACACATCACAGACTCAGAGTCAAGAGAGAGCTTCGCAATTCAGTTCCAAATCCAAACCTGCAGGCACCTCGCGCTGTGGCTTTTGTAACCGATCTGGAGCTGCAAATACTTGCACGTTTTGTTCAAAAGTCTCATGTGACACTTGCCTCAATGCTTACTATTACGATCCCTGCTGTAGAAAAAGTGAGCTTCACAGATTCATGCCTAACAATCAGTTAAACTATAAATCATCCCAGCTGTCCCATGTAGTTTATAGGTAG